A genomic region of Fodinisporobacter ferrooxydans contains the following coding sequences:
- the phoU gene encoding phosphate signaling complex protein PhoU has protein sequence MISNRQHFDAQLRDVKQNLTKMGVLVEESLAKATQSLKELQVPLALEVIADDRLVNKMEQEIDSQCATLIATQQPVATDLRKIISAIRIASDLERIGDLAVDIAKVTKRLDGETLVKPLVDIPNMARIAQQMIRDSIRAYIDEDIRLAKKMCEDDHQVDKMYKHIVGEILEAVPKQAAHAQQFMQLLFAGRYIERIADHATNIGESVVYIATGVREDLNQ, from the coding sequence ATGATCAGCAACCGCCAACACTTTGACGCACAATTGCGTGACGTAAAGCAAAATTTGACAAAAATGGGTGTTCTCGTTGAAGAATCACTGGCAAAAGCAACACAATCATTAAAAGAGCTGCAAGTTCCCCTTGCTTTGGAAGTTATTGCCGATGACCGATTGGTCAATAAAATGGAGCAGGAGATCGACAGCCAATGTGCTACATTAATCGCGACACAGCAGCCGGTTGCCACAGATCTGCGCAAGATTATTTCAGCCATCCGCATCGCAAGCGACCTGGAGCGAATTGGCGACTTGGCTGTCGATATTGCCAAAGTGACGAAGCGGCTGGACGGGGAGACACTTGTCAAACCGTTGGTGGATATCCCCAATATGGCGCGGATTGCCCAGCAAATGATTCGCGACAGTATTCGCGCGTATATTGATGAAGATATCCGGTTGGCGAAAAAAATGTGCGAAGATGATCATCAAGTGGACAAAATGTACAAACATATCGTCGGCGAAATCCTTGAAGCCGTTCCAAAACAGGCCGCACATGCGCAACAATTTATGCAATTGTTGTTCGCCGGGCGCTACATCGAGCGAATTGCCGATCATGCCACCAATATCGGTGAAAGTGTTGTCTATATTGCGACAGGTGTGCGAGAAGATTTGAATCAGTAA
- the pstB gene encoding phosphate ABC transporter ATP-binding protein PstB, with protein sequence MERQITVRDLQAWYGALHILKGISMDIAANEATAIIGPSGCGKSTFIRCLNRMHESIGGTKVTGDVKLGDQDIYSLDPVDVRRTIGMVFQKPNPFPTMSIFENVAAGLKINGIRNKSEIQERVEKSLRMAALWEEVKDRLHASGMSLSGGQQQRLCIARALAIEPQVLLMDEPASALDPISTLRIEELVDQLKSDYTIVIVTHNMQQAARIADKTAFFLNGELIEYGKTTDLFTSPQDKRTEDYITGRFG encoded by the coding sequence ATGGAACGACAAATTACTGTGCGTGATTTACAAGCCTGGTATGGGGCTTTGCATATATTAAAAGGTATTTCCATGGATATTGCGGCAAATGAGGCGACCGCCATCATCGGACCGTCCGGCTGCGGCAAGTCAACATTCATCCGGTGTTTAAATCGGATGCATGAATCCATTGGCGGCACCAAGGTTACCGGCGATGTCAAGTTGGGCGATCAGGACATTTATTCATTGGATCCTGTCGATGTACGCCGTACGATTGGCATGGTCTTTCAAAAACCGAATCCGTTTCCCACGATGTCGATTTTTGAAAATGTGGCTGCCGGTTTGAAAATCAACGGCATTCGCAACAAATCGGAAATTCAGGAGCGGGTGGAAAAAAGTTTGCGCATGGCAGCTTTGTGGGAAGAAGTCAAGGACCGTCTCCATGCCAGCGGCATGAGCTTGTCGGGAGGCCAGCAGCAGCGGTTGTGCATTGCCCGCGCCTTGGCGATCGAACCGCAAGTATTATTGATGGATGAACCGGCATCCGCCCTTGACCCGATTTCGACATTACGGATTGAAGAATTAGTAGATCAATTGAAAAGCGATTATACGATTGTCATTGTCACGCACAATATGCAGCAGGCAGCAAGGATTGCCGATAAAACGGCGTTTTTCTTAAATGGGGAATTGATCGAATACGGCAAAACCACAGATCTGTTTACAAGTCCGCAAGACAAACGTACAGAAGATTACATTACAGGCCGTTTCGGCTAA